Proteins encoded in a region of the Diabrotica virgifera virgifera chromosome 4, PGI_DIABVI_V3a genome:
- the LOC126883726 gene encoding uncharacterized protein LOC126883726 yields the protein MYGKRARSNNITMPPIFDIYRKPIFDESIRKAEYRTYAPFIKSFNCNDIVEFSINQVDSFFAMSETLLCIKGSLEITGNGGVKLANNVGAFLFDSCTYSESAREMETVRDPGIVSAVRAMTCYTQEDSNYMVMAGWNYPKDPILNAADHSFSIQMPLKHVFNIFNDYPLITCGRQTIRLVRARNDNDCIVITEKQNADKTTTVTTAKINITNIELRVKHIFPNDDIKLELMKSIQQDQPIVIPFRKWELHELPAITRGARREVWAVKTSTSVERPRYVIVFFQTNKRDKITADPTLFDNVNIQSIRLSLNGEYWPNERMQLDFSKTDYNEAYFNYTEFYPSYIHSQQKRPLLDFSAFKNRALFVIDCSKQEESMKASTVDVKLDIEANNGFPDNTKAYCIIIHDCVMEYFPLTEIVKSLN from the coding sequence ATGTATGGAAAGAGAGCGCGTTCAAACAACATCACAATGCCTccaatatttgatatttatcGTAAGCCAATATTTGATGAATCGATTCGAAAGGCTGAATACCGAACTTATGCACCATTCATCAAATCATTCAACTGCAATGATATTGTCGAATTTAGCATTAATCAAGTTGACTCGTTTTTTGCAATGAGCGAAACCTTGTTATGCATTAAAGGATCACTCGAAATAACTGGAAATGGTGGCGTCAAACTAGCAAATAATGTGGGTGCCTTCCTTTTCGATTCGTGTACGTACAGCGAAAGCGCAAGGGAGATGGAAACAGTGCGGGATCCTGGCATCGTAAGTGCTGTACGTGCCATGACATGTTATACGCAAGAAGATTCTAATTATATGGTTATGGCTGGATGGAATTACCCTAAGGATCCAATTCTAAACGCTGCAGATCATTCATTCAGCATACAGATGCCTCTTAAGCATGTTTTCAACATTTTTAATGATTATCCATTGATTACGTGTGGTCGTCAAACAATAAGACTAGTTCGAGCTCGAAATGATAACGATTGCATAgttattacagaaaaacaaaacgcTGACAAAACTACAACTGTTACAACCGCTAAGATTAACATTACCAATATTGAGCTTAGAGTGAAGCACATATTCCCCAATGATGATATTAAATTGGAACTCATGAAATCTATTCAACAAGATCAACCTATAGTTATTCCGTTTAGAAAGTGGGAATTACATGAATTACCTGCTATTACGAGAGGTGCCAGGCGTGAAGTTTGGGCTGTTAAAACTAGCACATCAGTTGAAAGACCTCGTTATGTTATTGTTTTCTTTCAAACCAACAAACGCGACAAGATTACAGCTGATCCTACTTTATTTGACAATGTCAACATCCAAAGTATTAGATTATCGTTAAATGGAGAATACTGGCCAAACGAGAGAATGCAATTGGATTTTAGCAAAACCGATTACAATGAAGCCTATTTTAACTATACCGAATTTTATCCTAGCTACATACATTCCCAACAAAAACGACCTCTACTCGATTTCTCAGCTTTTAAGAATCGTGCATTGTTCGTTATCGATTGTTCGAAACAAGAAGAAAGCATGAAAGCATCCACCGTTGACGTAAAACTCGATATTGAAGCGAATAACGGTTTTCCCGACAATACCAAGGCCTATTGTATTATTATTCACGACTGTGTAATGGAGTACTTCCCTCTCaccgaaattgtaaaaagtctAAATTAG
- the LOC126883222 gene encoding uncharacterized protein LOC126883222, translating to MNVPSLTDLSIKKICETTVSASYFIEQSPLPWTLTKIILKKFPLYKWETMISSAKNDPIPSYKGIEFIACSKHIPSHLRNVVLGKSDWGSIFEDEHSSYCVWANGYYLKQHRLNVCKSCFFAFKNAHETLNKFLLVRYDHTHEVYDADDIVECVYQQPYYWCNSCFTQVLFDLKDYESCVNALHEMPRNNRFDDSEPEV from the coding sequence atgaaTGTTCCATCATTGACCGACCTGTCTATCAAAAAAATCTGTGAAACAACAGTATCAGCATCATATTTCATCGAGCAGTCCCCCTTGCCGTGgacattaacaaaaataatattaaaaaaatttcctttatATAAATGGGAAACGATGATAAGCAGTGCTAAAAATGATCCTATTCCTTCATATAAAGGAATAGAATTTATTGCTTGCTCTAAACACATACCGTCACATTTAAGAAATGTCGTATTAGGAAAGTCAGATTGGGGGAGTATATTTGAAGATGAACACTCCAGTTATTGTGTATGGGCTAATGGATATTATCTTAAGCAGCATCGCCTAAACGTATGTAAATCATGTTTTTTTGCATTCAAAAATGCTCATGAGACCTTAAATAAATTTTTACTGGTGCGTTACGACCATACTCACGAAGTTTATGATGCTGATGATATCGTTGAATGCGTATATCAGCAACCATATTATTGGTGCAATAGTTGCTTTACTCAAGTTTTATTCGATTTAAAAGATTACGAGTCTTGCGTTAATGCATTACATGAAATGCCTAGAAATAACAGGTTTGATGATTCTGAACCAGAAGTCTGA
- the LOC126883727 gene encoding uncharacterized protein LOC126883727 — protein MDIVKQCKNLLLFIKRIRKIVFDKFTAKDKEIWVKRLTKQIKTCNKERDSGFALNRIVSLEVNINRYEIGNGSSYIKLPESIQKKRACINVKNSDQACFYWAIVSALYPAKAHKELPSSYPWYSTVLKTEDLEAPMPLHQISKFEKLNNISVNVFALELIENNEKSFFTVYPARLTKTVVAKHVNLLLIQNHYFPKLNDYEAPPVDNDNSEIKYHYCHITDMSKLVAGQLNKRKAKLFLCNRCLNYFSTEGKLSEHEKMCADMNNCKMSFPKYDAVSFKNYTYKQTTPFVIYADFECMLEKVTDLQTSCCTKKYQKHIPYSAGYYVKCSYDEKLSFFKSYRGIDCMEWFANELPNLAQSIHSKIKKIIPMQENPSTKLSKKGDISLLPVNKEKYISFTLNDAVTNIKFRFIDSLRFLGASLDELVSTLNKNDFKICKREFSRLSDDEFKLITKKGVFCYDFIDSWEKLNITDLPPIEAFYNKLNDTNLTDEKYAHAKIVWDTFNIENLGQYSDLYLKTDIVLLADVFETFRKKCFITYGLDPAWYYTMPGYSWDCMLKYVGCNLELLRDVDMILFMEKAIRGGISVCSGRMSEANNKYMSNYDPAQPSKYLMYFDVNNLYGWAMGEPLPYGGFEWMDVKDIDVMSVPDDSPVGYMLQVDLDYPRQLHDLHSDFPFAAEHRKAQSAWLRPYIELNTRLRAAATNDFGRNLYKLANNSVFGKTMENIRKHRIVKLVRSWNGRYGAKNLISSARFHSRKIFNENLVAIELIKSDLVFNKPLYIGMTVLDISKLCMYQFHYDYMLPKLGADKCNLMYMDTDSFIYELYCHDAYEEVIKQDLSKFDTSDYAVDNIYNIPRVNKKVLGVMKDENKGEIMTKFVGLRSKMYTFKVQSGRITKKAKGTKYNIVKNVIKFDDYVNCLNDFKEQTATQHSIQSYSHNVYSIEQTKIALSPYDDKRYLIPNSFRTLPLGHYSILE, from the exons ATGGATATTGTTAAACAATGTAAAAATTTACTGTTATTCATCAAAAGAATCAGAAagatagtttttgataaattcACAGCTAAAGACAAAGAAATTTGGGTGAAACGCTTAACGAAACAAATCAAAACTtgtaataaa GAAAGGGACTCCGGTTTTGCATTAAATAGAATTGTATCTTTAGAAGTAAATATTAATCGATATGAAATTGGAAATGGTTCCTCGTATATTAAACTTCCTGAGAGTATTCAAAAAAAGCGTGCTTGTATTAATGTAAAAAATTCTGATCAAGCATGTTTTTATTGGGCAATAGTTAGTGCCCTCTATCCAGCTAAAGCACATAAAGAACTCCCATCCTCATACCCATGGTACAGTACAGTACTAAAAACAGAAGACCTAGAGGCACCAATGCCGTTacatcaaatttcaaaatttgaaaaattaaataatatatcaGTCAATGTATTTGCTTTAGAAttaatagaaaataatgaaaagtcaTTTTTCACAGTATATCCAGCTAGATTAACTAAAACAGTCGTTGCCAAACATGTAAATCTTCTTTTAATTCAGAATCACTATTTTCCTAAATTAAACGATTATGAAGCACCTCCAGTGGATAATGATAATTCAGAAATTAAGTACCACTACTGCCACATTACGGATATGTCTAAATTAGTTGCTGgtcaattaaataaaagaaaggcCAAATTATTTCTTTGCAATAGATGCTTAAATTATTTTTCAACTGAAGGGAAATTGTCGGAACATGAAAAAATGTGTGCAGATATGAATAATTGTAAAATGTCTTTTCCTAAATATGATGCTgttagttttaaaaattatacttataAACAAACAACGCCATTTGTCATATATGCAGATTTTGAGTGCATGTTAGAAAAAGTTACAGACCTCCAAACATCCTGTTGtactaaaaaatatcaaaaacatattccgTATAGTGCTGGATACTATGTAAAATGTAGCTATGATGAAAAGTTGTCTTTTTTTAAGAGTTATAGAGGCATTGACTGCATGGAGTGGTTTGCTAATGAATTACCAAATTTAGCTCAAAGTATTCATtcgaaaattaagaaaattatacCAATGCAGGAAAACCCGAGTACCA AGTTAAGCAAAAAAGGAGATATTAGTCTACTTCCAGTCAATAAAGAAAAATACATTTCATTTACACTTAACGATGCTGTTACTAATATAAAATTTCGATTTATTGATTCATTAAGATTTTTAGGAGCCTCTTTAGATGAATTGGTctcaacattaaataaaaatgacttTAAAATTTGCAAGCGAGAATTTAGCAGGTTAAGTGACGATGaatttaaattaataactaaaaaaggggTATTTTGCTATGATTTTATTGATTCTTGGGAAAAATTAAACATTACCGATTTACCTCCAATAGAGGCATTTTATAATAAGCTAAACGATACGAATCTTACAGATGAGAAGTATGCTCATGCTAAAATAGTTTGGGATACCTTTAACATTGAAAATTTAGGTCAATATTCAGATTTGTACTTAAAAACCGATATTGTGCTTTTAGCAGATGTTTTTGAAACTTTccgcaaaaaatgttttataacttATGGGTTAGATCCAGCCTGGTACTACACAATGCCCGGTTATTCTTGGGATTGTATGTTGAAATACGTGGGGTGTAACCTCGAGTTATTGCGTGACGTTGACATGATACTATTTATGGAGAAAGCAATTCGTGGAGGAATTTCAGTATGTAGCGGTAGAATGTCGGAGGCCAATAATAAGTACATGTCTAATTATGACCCCGCACAGCCCTCAAAATACTTAATGTATTTTGATGTCAATAATTTATATGGGTGGGCTATGGGAGAACCCTTACCCTACGGAGGGTTCGAATGGATGGATGTCAAAGACATTGATGTTATGTCTGTACCTGATGACTCTCCCGTAGGGTACATGTTACAAGTTGACTTGGACTATCCTCGCCAATTACATGATCTGCACTCAGATTTTCCATTCGCTGCCGAACACCGCAAAGCT cAGTCTGCGTGGCTGCGACCCTACATAGAATTAAATACTCGACTTAGAGCTGCAGCTACGAACGATTTTGGAAGAAATTTATACAAATTGGCCAATAATAGTGTATTTGGAAAGACTATGGAGAATATAAGGAAACATAGAATAGTAAAACTAGTCAGATCATGGAATGGGCGATATGGTgctaaaaatttaatttctagTGCCAGGTTTCATAGCAGAAagatatttaatgaaaatttagtAGCTATAGAACTGATTAAATCAGATCTAGTTTTTAATAAACCCTTATACATTGGCATGACTGTTTTAGATATATCAAAATTATGTATGTACCAATTTCATTACGACTATATGCTTCCAAAATTGGGCGCagataaatgtaatttaatgtatatGGATACCGATAGCTTTATTTATGAACTGTACTGTCATGATGCATATGAGGAAGTAATAAAACAAGATCTATCAAAATTTGATACATCCGATTACGCTGTAGATAATATCTATAATATTCCTCgcgtaaataaaaaagttttaggaGTAATGAAAGATGAAAATAAAGGAGAAATTATGACAAAATTTGTGGGATTACGATCAAAAATGTATACTTTTAAAGTTCAATCTGGTCGAATCACTAAAAAAGCAAAAGGGACtaaatataatatagtaaaaaatgttataaaattcgATGATTATGTAAACTGTTTAAATGATTTTAAGGAACAAACTGCTACTCAACACTCCATTCAGTCATATAGCCATAACGTCTATAGTATAGAACAAACAAAAATTGCGCTAAGTCCTTATGAcgataaaagatatttaattccaaatagttttagaaCCCTACCATTGGGACATTACAGTATtttagaatag